A window of the Oncorhynchus keta strain PuntledgeMale-10-30-2019 chromosome 21, Oket_V2, whole genome shotgun sequence genome harbors these coding sequences:
- the nol8 gene encoding nucleolar protein 8 isoform X6 translates to MFISDRLIYLICYFTHLDFCLNFVQLVQLVKICQSEELVIMKRLYIGGLSHTITQKDLKDRFGKFGFVQDVELRTRRDDEGVPYKTFGYINLEITDAGFKKCMTVFLTVFVSLSGMTVLNKSKWKGETIQIEQARETFLQKLAQERHEAAEKIQSPSVNHKDKLVESMKEAGVENFHMKAAVPGTEIPGHKDWVVSKFGRVLPVLNLKCQGRNKFIKYDPSKHSHNIKKLESSAEVPDPTPVSQLTWEISGGDDDISKKRRGEFPPQKTPLAKKKKDRPNQVVANGQSDRVKSSEKGSTVLKSNGETRPPTKPKQTSKKLQAQTSVCVFDSGDDSGGDIRMLAQRSTPVDCPVVDEDEDNLEVVGDNYIPRTFLTQQKIKDVCQLPGGSSGKNEEDYDSADTDEILNSRKTPSGTKQDQLPKASKTQEKAEVNKQTNNLETDRTKGKKANKVLPKKAVKKVFPIKKTPSPENDSGDGEDDDSEDSYSSKAKRTYNVLPRKKAIEKSTTPSESDDDDDDDSEEESDSDSSKAQKTGKKVVSKKKTPPSALSSDDSESYEDTSEASADSEYEAMFTNCQRLAFSLDDLQQLVKESFLKGLDRDSDDDNPGSDSQQPGPNRVSEVLGMEPRVTASEAPVPLAKTGNGNTPEEILAAIFEEDNCDEVREKKKKKKKTNLSTSLPAFQGTKALLATSPQSLKRQVEEDGKMKTSTKKQKRDRLSKPSASEDDAKTVSKPSETKGTKTRPPSSSDSEDTTKSPALGRKTTSKAEPEKKSVPAASSTSSSSGCSSVESEMEEDVPAKKTQKAEVSKKPQTAGGVIDAKQQDNQKRLAAQEQRQKEAELQKKLIQEALAKLDSAADGNHHIKFSSDEEEDGDEEEHTSPVPPNPKKTLFQNSQSDEEDSSDEESPARGKPGLKNKGYKKLAGSNLFDDDDEEEEEEEKDGDRFQIKPQFEGKAGAKLMQLQSRFGTDERFQMDRRFIDDDDDDDDDEPEMESSQPERECELVEEKKKSLDILNHLLNINVQPSDPNKPTAKGKTFRDISALQYDPTKEEHAAFETKNDKPKKDSKLARKKKREEAEKLPEVSREMYYDVSMDLKEVFGTSKEEKTEEEEENVAWDKEEEETSQPMAVDPVMASSHLSTNEGEASSGFKFSFFGGDTVAETTTEKEEYRFETLKGAKVSWQVDPRFQDSSDEEEEEEEEAKEQTDTTTPTEEPLASKKAFFFFRLDDERLKEGPKAFCRSSKLEDQREMWEEKRTGLIEEYRKKHKDARRKLKTSQRN, encoded by the exons GAGTTCCTTATAAAACCTTTGGATATATCAATTTAGAAATTACTGATGCTGGTTTTAAGAAAT GTATGACTGTGTTTCTGACGGTCTTTGTGTCCCTGTCAGGTATGACTGTGTTGAACAAGTCCAAATGGAAAGGCGAAACAATACAAATTGAGCAGGCCAGAGAAACCTTCTTACAGAA ATTAGCTCAGGAGCGTCATGAAGCTGCAGAGAAGATCCAATCACCAAGCGTCAACCACAAAGACAAACTCGTGGAGTCAATGAAGGAGGCAGGGGTGGAGAACTTCCACATGAAGGCAGCTGTTCCTGGGACAGAGATACCTGggcacaag GATTGGGTTGTGAGTAAATTTGGACGAGTCCTCCCGGTTCTTAATCTCAAGTGCCAAGGAAGGAACAAG TTCATCAAGTACGATCCGTCAAAACACAGCCACAACATCAAGAAACTAGAGAGTTCAGCCGAGGTTCCAGACCCGACGCCCGTGTCCCAACTAACGTGGGAAATATCAGGCGGCGACGACGACATCAgtaagaagaggagaggagagttccCACCGCAGAAAACACCACTTGCTAAAAAGAAGAAAGACCGTCCGAACCAAGTCGTTGCAAACGGACAGTCCGACCGTGTGAAGTCCTCGGAGAAAGGTTCAACGGTTCTGAAGTCTAACGGCGAAACCAGACCTCCAACTAAACCTAAACAGACCTCTAAGAAACTCCAGGCGCAGACCTCCGTGTGTGTTTTTGACAGTGGCGATGACTCAGGTGGGGACATTAGGATGTTGGCACAGCGGAGCACCCCGGTGGACTGCCCGGTAGTAGATGAGGATGAAGATAACCTGGAGGTGGTAGGCGATAACTACATACCCAGAACATTCCTTACCCAGCAGAAGATTAAGGATGTCTGCCAGCTTCCAGGTGGGTCTTCTGGGAAGAACGAGGAGGATTATGACTCAGCGGATACTGATGAGATCCTCAACTCCAGAAAAACACCCAGCGGTACCAAGCAGGACCAACTGCCCAAGGCCAGTAAAACACAAGAGAAAGCTGAGGTGAATAAGCAAACCAACAACctggaaacagacagaactaaaGGAAAAAAGGCTAACAAAGTCCTCCCAAAAAAGGCTGTAAAGAAAGTCTTCCCTATAAAGAAGACCCCTTCGCCAGAGAATGATAGTGGTGACGGTGAGGATGACGACTCGGAAGATTCCTACTCTTCAAAAGCCAAAAGGACTTATAACGTCCTCCCTAGGAAAAAGGCTATTGAGAAATCCACTACCCCTTCAgaatctgatgatgatgatgatgatgattcggAAGAAGAGAGTGATTCTGACTCTTCAAAAGCCCAAAAGACCGGCAAGAAGGTTGTCTCTAAAAAGAAGACTCCTCCTTCAGCATTATCATCTGACGATAGTGAATCATATGAAGATACATCTGAGGCTAGCGCCGATTCCGAATACGAAGCCATGTTTACTAACTGTCAGAGGTTAGCGTTTTCACTGGACGATCTGCAGCAGCTGGTTAAAGAATCGTTTTTAAAAGGCTTGGACCGGGACAGTGACGACGACAATCCGGGATCTGATTCACAACAACCTGGACCAAACCGAGTGTCTGAGGTGCTGGGGATGGAACCCCGGGTTACTGCCTCTGAGGCTCCTGTACCGCTGGCTAAGACAGGAAATGGCAACACACCGGAGGAGATTCTGGCGGCCATCTTTGAAGAGGACAACTGCGACGaggtgagagagaagaagaagaagaagaagaaaacaaatCTGTCAACATCTCTTCCTGCTTTCCAGGGGACCAAGGCTCTCTTAGCCACATCGCCGCAAAGTCTAAAGAGACAAGTTGAGGAGGACGGAAAAATGAAGACGTCCACTAAGAAACAGAAACGTGACAGATTGTCTAAACCCAGTGCCTCAGAGGACGACGCCAAGACTGTGTCAAAACCCTCAGAAACTAAAGGCACTAAAACTCGTCCTCCTAGCAGCTCGGACAGTGAAGATACAACCAAGTCACCAGCCCTCGGACGGAAAACGACTTCGAAAGCCGAGCCAGAGAAGAAGTCCGTCCCAGCGGCCAGCTCAACGTCCAGCAGCAGTGGGTGCTCCAgtgtggagtcagagatggaggAAGATGTACCTGCTAAAAAGACTCAGAAGGCTGAG GTGTCCAAGAAGCCCCAGACTGCTGGTGGGGTTATAGATGCTAAGCAACAGGACAACCAGAAACGCCTAGCTGCTCAGGAACAGAGGCAGAAGGAGGCTGAACTACAGAAGAAGCTCATCCAGGAGGCTCTGGCTAAACTG GATTCAGCTGCTGATGGGAATCACCACATCAAGTTCAGCtctgatgaggaagaggatggcGACGAGGAAGAACATACTTCCCCTGTACCTCCCAACCCCAAGAAGACACTGTTCCAGAACAGCCAGTCCGATGAGGAAGACTCTAGTGATGAAGAATCACCAGCTCGAGGAAAGCCAGGCCTTAAAAACAAG GGATATAAGAAGCTGGCGGGCAGCAACCTGTTTGACGacgatgatgaggaggaggaggaggaggagaaggatgggGACAGGTTCCAGATTAAACCTCAGTTTGAAGGAAAAGCTGGAGCGAAG CTCATGCAACTGCAGTCGAGGTTTGGAACAGATGAGCGTTTCCAGATGGATCGCAGGTTTAttgacgacgacgacgacgacgacgacgatgaGCCAG AGATGGAGTCGTCTCAGccggagagagagtgtgagctggtagaggagaagaagaaaagtcTAGACATCTTAAATCATCTCCTCAACATCAACGTACAACCCTCTGACCCTAATAAACCCACAGCTAAGGGCAAGACGTTCAG AGATATCTCAGCGTTGCAGTATGACCCAACCAAAGAGGAGCACGCTGCTTTTGAAACTAAGAACGACAAGCCCAAGAAAGACAG TAAACTGGCAAGGAAGAAGAAGCGGGAGGAGGCGGAGAAGCTGCCAGAGGTCTCCAGGGAGATGTATTACGATGTGTCCATGGATCTGAAGGAGGTGTTTGGAACCTCCAAGGAGGAGaaaacggaggaggaggaggagaatgtgGCCTGGGATAAAGAAGAGGAAGAGACCAGTCAGCCTATGGCAGTCGATCCAGTGATGGCGTCATCTCACCTGTCAACCAATGAGGGAGAGGCATCGTCAGGCTTCAAGTTCTCGTTCTTTGGGGGTGACACGGTAGCCGAAACCACCACTGAAAAGG AGGAGTACCGTTTCGAGACGCTCAAGGGGGCCAAGGTGTCATGGCAGGTGGACCCTCGTTTCCAGGACAGcagtgatgaggaggaggaggaggaagaggaggccaaGGAACAGACTGACACCACTACACCCACAGA AGAGCCGCTGGCGTCGAAGAAAGCTTTCTTCTTTTTCCGGCTCGACGATGAACGGTTAAAAG AGGGGCCTAAAGCGTTCTGCAGGTCATCCAAGCTGGAGGACCAAAGAGAGAtgtgggaggagaagaggacgGGACTCATAGAG GAGTACCGTAAAAAACACAAGGATGCAAGAAGGAAGCTGAAAACCTCCCAAAGAAACTGA
- the nol8 gene encoding nucleolar protein 8 isoform X1, with protein sequence MFISDRLIYLICYFTHLDFCLNFVQLVQLVKICQSEELVIMKRLYIGGLSHTITQKDLKDRFGKFGFVQDVELRTRRDDEGVPYKTFGYINLEITDAGFKKCMTVFLTVFVSLSGMTVLNKSKWKGETIQIEQARETFLQKLAQERHEAAEKIQSPSVNHKDKLVESMKEAGVENFHMKAAVPGTEIPGHKDWVVSKFGRVLPVLNLKCQGRNKFIKYDPSKHSHNIKKLESSAEVPDPTPVSQLTWEISGGDDDISKKRRGEFPPQKTPLAKKKKDRPNQVVANGQSDRVKSSEKGSTVLKSNGETRPPTKPKQTSKKLQAQTSVCVFDSGDDSGGDIRMLAQRSTPVDCPVVDEDEDNLEVVGDNYIPRTFLTQQKIKDVCQLPGGSSGKNEEDYDSADTDEILNSRKTPSGTKQDQLPKASKTQEKAEVNKQTNNLETDRTKGKKANKVLPKKAVKKVFPIKKTPSPENDSGDGEDDDSEDSYSSKAKRTYNVLPRKKAIEKSTTPSESDDDDDDDSEEESDSDSSKAQKTGKKVVSKKKTPPSALSSDDSESYEDTSEASADSEYEAMFTNCQRLAFSLDDLQQLVKESFLKGLDRDSDDDNPGSDSQQPGPNRVSEVLGMEPRVTASEAPVPLAKTGNGNTPEEILAAIFEEDNCDEVREKKKKKKKTNLSTSLPAFQGTKALLATSPQSLKRQVEEDGKMKTSTKKQKRDRLSKPSASEDDAKTVSKPSETKGTKTRPPSSSDSEDTTKSPALGRKTTSKAEPEKKSVPAASSTSSSSGCSSVESEMEEDVPAKKTQKAEVSKKPQTAGGVIDAKQQDNQKRLAAQEQRQKEAELQKKLIQEALAKLDSAADGNHHIKFSSDEEEDGDEEEHTSPVPPNPKKTLFQNSQSDEEDSSDEESPARGKPGLKNKGYKKLAGSNLFDDDDEEEEEEEKDGDRFQIKPQFEGKAGAKLMQLQSRFGTDERFQMDRRFIDDDDDDDDDEPGEAGEPGEPGEPGEPEMESSQPERECELVEEKKKSLDILNHLLNINVQPSDPNKPTAKGKTFRDISALQYDPTKEEHAAFETKNDKPKKDSKLARKKKREEAEKLPEVSREMYYDVSMDLKEVFGTSKEEKTEEEEENVAWDKEEEETSQPMAVDPVMASSHLSTNEGEASSGFKFSFFGGDTVAETTTEKEEYRFETLKGAKVSWQVDPRFQDSSDEEEEEEEEAKEQTDTTTPTEEPLASKKAFFFFRLDDERLKEGPKAFCRSSKLEDQREMWEEKRTGLIEEYRKKHKDARRKLKTSQRN encoded by the exons GAGTTCCTTATAAAACCTTTGGATATATCAATTTAGAAATTACTGATGCTGGTTTTAAGAAAT GTATGACTGTGTTTCTGACGGTCTTTGTGTCCCTGTCAGGTATGACTGTGTTGAACAAGTCCAAATGGAAAGGCGAAACAATACAAATTGAGCAGGCCAGAGAAACCTTCTTACAGAA ATTAGCTCAGGAGCGTCATGAAGCTGCAGAGAAGATCCAATCACCAAGCGTCAACCACAAAGACAAACTCGTGGAGTCAATGAAGGAGGCAGGGGTGGAGAACTTCCACATGAAGGCAGCTGTTCCTGGGACAGAGATACCTGggcacaag GATTGGGTTGTGAGTAAATTTGGACGAGTCCTCCCGGTTCTTAATCTCAAGTGCCAAGGAAGGAACAAG TTCATCAAGTACGATCCGTCAAAACACAGCCACAACATCAAGAAACTAGAGAGTTCAGCCGAGGTTCCAGACCCGACGCCCGTGTCCCAACTAACGTGGGAAATATCAGGCGGCGACGACGACATCAgtaagaagaggagaggagagttccCACCGCAGAAAACACCACTTGCTAAAAAGAAGAAAGACCGTCCGAACCAAGTCGTTGCAAACGGACAGTCCGACCGTGTGAAGTCCTCGGAGAAAGGTTCAACGGTTCTGAAGTCTAACGGCGAAACCAGACCTCCAACTAAACCTAAACAGACCTCTAAGAAACTCCAGGCGCAGACCTCCGTGTGTGTTTTTGACAGTGGCGATGACTCAGGTGGGGACATTAGGATGTTGGCACAGCGGAGCACCCCGGTGGACTGCCCGGTAGTAGATGAGGATGAAGATAACCTGGAGGTGGTAGGCGATAACTACATACCCAGAACATTCCTTACCCAGCAGAAGATTAAGGATGTCTGCCAGCTTCCAGGTGGGTCTTCTGGGAAGAACGAGGAGGATTATGACTCAGCGGATACTGATGAGATCCTCAACTCCAGAAAAACACCCAGCGGTACCAAGCAGGACCAACTGCCCAAGGCCAGTAAAACACAAGAGAAAGCTGAGGTGAATAAGCAAACCAACAACctggaaacagacagaactaaaGGAAAAAAGGCTAACAAAGTCCTCCCAAAAAAGGCTGTAAAGAAAGTCTTCCCTATAAAGAAGACCCCTTCGCCAGAGAATGATAGTGGTGACGGTGAGGATGACGACTCGGAAGATTCCTACTCTTCAAAAGCCAAAAGGACTTATAACGTCCTCCCTAGGAAAAAGGCTATTGAGAAATCCACTACCCCTTCAgaatctgatgatgatgatgatgatgattcggAAGAAGAGAGTGATTCTGACTCTTCAAAAGCCCAAAAGACCGGCAAGAAGGTTGTCTCTAAAAAGAAGACTCCTCCTTCAGCATTATCATCTGACGATAGTGAATCATATGAAGATACATCTGAGGCTAGCGCCGATTCCGAATACGAAGCCATGTTTACTAACTGTCAGAGGTTAGCGTTTTCACTGGACGATCTGCAGCAGCTGGTTAAAGAATCGTTTTTAAAAGGCTTGGACCGGGACAGTGACGACGACAATCCGGGATCTGATTCACAACAACCTGGACCAAACCGAGTGTCTGAGGTGCTGGGGATGGAACCCCGGGTTACTGCCTCTGAGGCTCCTGTACCGCTGGCTAAGACAGGAAATGGCAACACACCGGAGGAGATTCTGGCGGCCATCTTTGAAGAGGACAACTGCGACGaggtgagagagaagaagaagaagaagaagaaaacaaatCTGTCAACATCTCTTCCTGCTTTCCAGGGGACCAAGGCTCTCTTAGCCACATCGCCGCAAAGTCTAAAGAGACAAGTTGAGGAGGACGGAAAAATGAAGACGTCCACTAAGAAACAGAAACGTGACAGATTGTCTAAACCCAGTGCCTCAGAGGACGACGCCAAGACTGTGTCAAAACCCTCAGAAACTAAAGGCACTAAAACTCGTCCTCCTAGCAGCTCGGACAGTGAAGATACAACCAAGTCACCAGCCCTCGGACGGAAAACGACTTCGAAAGCCGAGCCAGAGAAGAAGTCCGTCCCAGCGGCCAGCTCAACGTCCAGCAGCAGTGGGTGCTCCAgtgtggagtcagagatggaggAAGATGTACCTGCTAAAAAGACTCAGAAGGCTGAG GTGTCCAAGAAGCCCCAGACTGCTGGTGGGGTTATAGATGCTAAGCAACAGGACAACCAGAAACGCCTAGCTGCTCAGGAACAGAGGCAGAAGGAGGCTGAACTACAGAAGAAGCTCATCCAGGAGGCTCTGGCTAAACTG GATTCAGCTGCTGATGGGAATCACCACATCAAGTTCAGCtctgatgaggaagaggatggcGACGAGGAAGAACATACTTCCCCTGTACCTCCCAACCCCAAGAAGACACTGTTCCAGAACAGCCAGTCCGATGAGGAAGACTCTAGTGATGAAGAATCACCAGCTCGAGGAAAGCCAGGCCTTAAAAACAAG GGATATAAGAAGCTGGCGGGCAGCAACCTGTTTGACGacgatgatgaggaggaggaggaggaggagaaggatgggGACAGGTTCCAGATTAAACCTCAGTTTGAAGGAAAAGCTGGAGCGAAG CTCATGCAACTGCAGTCGAGGTTTGGAACAGATGAGCGTTTCCAGATGGATCGCAGGTTTAttgacgacgacgacgacgacgacgacgatgaGCCAGGTGAGGCAGGTGAGCCAGGTGAGCCAGGTGAGCCAGGTGAGCCAG AGATGGAGTCGTCTCAGccggagagagagtgtgagctggtagaggagaagaagaaaagtcTAGACATCTTAAATCATCTCCTCAACATCAACGTACAACCCTCTGACCCTAATAAACCCACAGCTAAGGGCAAGACGTTCAG AGATATCTCAGCGTTGCAGTATGACCCAACCAAAGAGGAGCACGCTGCTTTTGAAACTAAGAACGACAAGCCCAAGAAAGACAG TAAACTGGCAAGGAAGAAGAAGCGGGAGGAGGCGGAGAAGCTGCCAGAGGTCTCCAGGGAGATGTATTACGATGTGTCCATGGATCTGAAGGAGGTGTTTGGAACCTCCAAGGAGGAGaaaacggaggaggaggaggagaatgtgGCCTGGGATAAAGAAGAGGAAGAGACCAGTCAGCCTATGGCAGTCGATCCAGTGATGGCGTCATCTCACCTGTCAACCAATGAGGGAGAGGCATCGTCAGGCTTCAAGTTCTCGTTCTTTGGGGGTGACACGGTAGCCGAAACCACCACTGAAAAGG AGGAGTACCGTTTCGAGACGCTCAAGGGGGCCAAGGTGTCATGGCAGGTGGACCCTCGTTTCCAGGACAGcagtgatgaggaggaggaggaggaagaggaggccaaGGAACAGACTGACACCACTACACCCACAGA AGAGCCGCTGGCGTCGAAGAAAGCTTTCTTCTTTTTCCGGCTCGACGATGAACGGTTAAAAG AGGGGCCTAAAGCGTTCTGCAGGTCATCCAAGCTGGAGGACCAAAGAGAGAtgtgggaggagaagaggacgGGACTCATAGAG GAGTACCGTAAAAAACACAAGGATGCAAGAAGGAAGCTGAAAACCTCCCAAAGAAACTGA
- the nol8 gene encoding nucleolar protein 8 isoform X7 encodes MKRLYIGGLSHTITQKDLKDRFGKFGFVQDVELRTRRDDEGVPYKTFGYINLEITDAGFKKCMTVFLTVFVSLSGMTVLNKSKWKGETIQIEQARETFLQKLAQERHEAAEKIQSPSVNHKDKLVESMKEAGVENFHMKAAVPGTEIPGHKDWVVSKFGRVLPVLNLKCQGRNKFIKYDPSKHSHNIKKLESSAEVPDPTPVSQLTWEISGGDDDISKKRRGEFPPQKTPLAKKKKDRPNQVVANGQSDRVKSSEKGSTVLKSNGETRPPTKPKQTSKKLQAQTSVCVFDSGDDSGGDIRMLAQRSTPVDCPVVDEDEDNLEVVGDNYIPRTFLTQQKIKDVCQLPGGSSGKNEEDYDSADTDEILNSRKTPSGTKQDQLPKASKTQEKAEVNKQTNNLETDRTKGKKANKVLPKKAVKKVFPIKKTPSPENDSGDGEDDDSEDSYSSKAKRTYNVLPRKKAIEKSTTPSESDDDDDDDSEEESDSDSSKAQKTGKKVVSKKKTPPSALSSDDSESYEDTSEASADSEYEAMFTNCQRLAFSLDDLQQLVKESFLKGLDRDSDDDNPGSDSQQPGPNRVSEVLGMEPRVTASEAPVPLAKTGNGNTPEEILAAIFEEDNCDEVREKKKKKKKTNLSTSLPAFQGTKALLATSPQSLKRQVEEDGKMKTSTKKQKRDRLSKPSASEDDAKTVSKPSETKGTKTRPPSSSDSEDTTKSPALGRKTTSKAEPEKKSVPAASSTSSSSGCSSVESEMEEDVPAKKTQKAEVSKKPQTAGGVIDAKQQDNQKRLAAQEQRQKEAELQKKLIQEALAKLDSAADGNHHIKFSSDEEEDGDEEEHTSPVPPNPKKTLFQNSQSDEEDSSDEESPARGKPGLKNKGYKKLAGSNLFDDDDEEEEEEEKDGDRFQIKPQFEGKAGAKLMQLQSRFGTDERFQMDRRFIDDDDDDDDDEPGEAGEPGEPGEPGEPEMESSQPERECELVEEKKKSLDILNHLLNINVQPSDPNKPTAKGKTFRDISALQYDPTKEEHAAFETKNDKPKKDSKLARKKKREEAEKLPEVSREMYYDVSMDLKEVFGTSKEEKTEEEEENVAWDKEEEETSQPMAVDPVMASSHLSTNEGEASSGFKFSFFGGDTVAETTTEKEEYRFETLKGAKVSWQVDPRFQDSSDEEEEEEEEAKEQTDTTTPTEEPLASKKAFFFFRLDDERLKEGPKAFCRSSKLEDQREMWEEKRTGLIEEYRKKHKDARRKLKTSQRN; translated from the exons GAGTTCCTTATAAAACCTTTGGATATATCAATTTAGAAATTACTGATGCTGGTTTTAAGAAAT GTATGACTGTGTTTCTGACGGTCTTTGTGTCCCTGTCAGGTATGACTGTGTTGAACAAGTCCAAATGGAAAGGCGAAACAATACAAATTGAGCAGGCCAGAGAAACCTTCTTACAGAA ATTAGCTCAGGAGCGTCATGAAGCTGCAGAGAAGATCCAATCACCAAGCGTCAACCACAAAGACAAACTCGTGGAGTCAATGAAGGAGGCAGGGGTGGAGAACTTCCACATGAAGGCAGCTGTTCCTGGGACAGAGATACCTGggcacaag GATTGGGTTGTGAGTAAATTTGGACGAGTCCTCCCGGTTCTTAATCTCAAGTGCCAAGGAAGGAACAAG TTCATCAAGTACGATCCGTCAAAACACAGCCACAACATCAAGAAACTAGAGAGTTCAGCCGAGGTTCCAGACCCGACGCCCGTGTCCCAACTAACGTGGGAAATATCAGGCGGCGACGACGACATCAgtaagaagaggagaggagagttccCACCGCAGAAAACACCACTTGCTAAAAAGAAGAAAGACCGTCCGAACCAAGTCGTTGCAAACGGACAGTCCGACCGTGTGAAGTCCTCGGAGAAAGGTTCAACGGTTCTGAAGTCTAACGGCGAAACCAGACCTCCAACTAAACCTAAACAGACCTCTAAGAAACTCCAGGCGCAGACCTCCGTGTGTGTTTTTGACAGTGGCGATGACTCAGGTGGGGACATTAGGATGTTGGCACAGCGGAGCACCCCGGTGGACTGCCCGGTAGTAGATGAGGATGAAGATAACCTGGAGGTGGTAGGCGATAACTACATACCCAGAACATTCCTTACCCAGCAGAAGATTAAGGATGTCTGCCAGCTTCCAGGTGGGTCTTCTGGGAAGAACGAGGAGGATTATGACTCAGCGGATACTGATGAGATCCTCAACTCCAGAAAAACACCCAGCGGTACCAAGCAGGACCAACTGCCCAAGGCCAGTAAAACACAAGAGAAAGCTGAGGTGAATAAGCAAACCAACAACctggaaacagacagaactaaaGGAAAAAAGGCTAACAAAGTCCTCCCAAAAAAGGCTGTAAAGAAAGTCTTCCCTATAAAGAAGACCCCTTCGCCAGAGAATGATAGTGGTGACGGTGAGGATGACGACTCGGAAGATTCCTACTCTTCAAAAGCCAAAAGGACTTATAACGTCCTCCCTAGGAAAAAGGCTATTGAGAAATCCACTACCCCTTCAgaatctgatgatgatgatgatgatgattcggAAGAAGAGAGTGATTCTGACTCTTCAAAAGCCCAAAAGACCGGCAAGAAGGTTGTCTCTAAAAAGAAGACTCCTCCTTCAGCATTATCATCTGACGATAGTGAATCATATGAAGATACATCTGAGGCTAGCGCCGATTCCGAATACGAAGCCATGTTTACTAACTGTCAGAGGTTAGCGTTTTCACTGGACGATCTGCAGCAGCTGGTTAAAGAATCGTTTTTAAAAGGCTTGGACCGGGACAGTGACGACGACAATCCGGGATCTGATTCACAACAACCTGGACCAAACCGAGTGTCTGAGGTGCTGGGGATGGAACCCCGGGTTACTGCCTCTGAGGCTCCTGTACCGCTGGCTAAGACAGGAAATGGCAACACACCGGAGGAGATTCTGGCGGCCATCTTTGAAGAGGACAACTGCGACGaggtgagagagaagaagaagaagaagaagaaaacaaatCTGTCAACATCTCTTCCTGCTTTCCAGGGGACCAAGGCTCTCTTAGCCACATCGCCGCAAAGTCTAAAGAGACAAGTTGAGGAGGACGGAAAAATGAAGACGTCCACTAAGAAACAGAAACGTGACAGATTGTCTAAACCCAGTGCCTCAGAGGACGACGCCAAGACTGTGTCAAAACCCTCAGAAACTAAAGGCACTAAAACTCGTCCTCCTAGCAGCTCGGACAGTGAAGATACAACCAAGTCACCAGCCCTCGGACGGAAAACGACTTCGAAAGCCGAGCCAGAGAAGAAGTCCGTCCCAGCGGCCAGCTCAACGTCCAGCAGCAGTGGGTGCTCCAgtgtggagtcagagatggaggAAGATGTACCTGCTAAAAAGACTCAGAAGGCTGAG GTGTCCAAGAAGCCCCAGACTGCTGGTGGGGTTATAGATGCTAAGCAACAGGACAACCAGAAACGCCTAGCTGCTCAGGAACAGAGGCAGAAGGAGGCTGAACTACAGAAGAAGCTCATCCAGGAGGCTCTGGCTAAACTG GATTCAGCTGCTGATGGGAATCACCACATCAAGTTCAGCtctgatgaggaagaggatggcGACGAGGAAGAACATACTTCCCCTGTACCTCCCAACCCCAAGAAGACACTGTTCCAGAACAGCCAGTCCGATGAGGAAGACTCTAGTGATGAAGAATCACCAGCTCGAGGAAAGCCAGGCCTTAAAAACAAG GGATATAAGAAGCTGGCGGGCAGCAACCTGTTTGACGacgatgatgaggaggaggaggaggaggagaaggatgggGACAGGTTCCAGATTAAACCTCAGTTTGAAGGAAAAGCTGGAGCGAAG CTCATGCAACTGCAGTCGAGGTTTGGAACAGATGAGCGTTTCCAGATGGATCGCAGGTTTAttgacgacgacgacgacgacgacgacgatgaGCCAGGTGAGGCAGGTGAGCCAGGTGAGCCAGGTGAGCCAGGTGAGCCAG AGATGGAGTCGTCTCAGccggagagagagtgtgagctggtagaggagaagaagaaaagtcTAGACATCTTAAATCATCTCCTCAACATCAACGTACAACCCTCTGACCCTAATAAACCCACAGCTAAGGGCAAGACGTTCAG AGATATCTCAGCGTTGCAGTATGACCCAACCAAAGAGGAGCACGCTGCTTTTGAAACTAAGAACGACAAGCCCAAGAAAGACAG TAAACTGGCAAGGAAGAAGAAGCGGGAGGAGGCGGAGAAGCTGCCAGAGGTCTCCAGGGAGATGTATTACGATGTGTCCATGGATCTGAAGGAGGTGTTTGGAACCTCCAAGGAGGAGaaaacggaggaggaggaggagaatgtgGCCTGGGATAAAGAAGAGGAAGAGACCAGTCAGCCTATGGCAGTCGATCCAGTGATGGCGTCATCTCACCTGTCAACCAATGAGGGAGAGGCATCGTCAGGCTTCAAGTTCTCGTTCTTTGGGGGTGACACGGTAGCCGAAACCACCACTGAAAAGG AGGAGTACCGTTTCGAGACGCTCAAGGGGGCCAAGGTGTCATGGCAGGTGGACCCTCGTTTCCAGGACAGcagtgatgaggaggaggaggaggaagaggaggccaaGGAACAGACTGACACCACTACACCCACAGA AGAGCCGCTGGCGTCGAAGAAAGCTTTCTTCTTTTTCCGGCTCGACGATGAACGGTTAAAAG AGGGGCCTAAAGCGTTCTGCAGGTCATCCAAGCTGGAGGACCAAAGAGAGAtgtgggaggagaagaggacgGGACTCATAGAG GAGTACCGTAAAAAACACAAGGATGCAAGAAGGAAGCTGAAAACCTCCCAAAGAAACTGA